In Alosa sapidissima isolate fAloSap1 chromosome 11, fAloSap1.pri, whole genome shotgun sequence, a single window of DNA contains:
- the LOC121723432 gene encoding uncharacterized protein LOC121723432 yields the protein MSAVQKNKSSFRNSFKFMRRASGSNDHCCVPQCSASSRYNSELIFHKFPKDSTLRAQWVHEIRRSAFTVTPHTKVCSRHFESHQIMKTDTNRRVLVSGSVPSLFEWNNYSTVQTRPGVWERCTRSTSPLPPEPVPTDENLPEELEQPVTVPMVVEHDYGASPTLCVNREVYEDMVRELEALREQLQSCHLQSFGLQRFSSSPEDIRYYTRFPSYRHLMAFWDLIEAATTKMVRVTRARKNYVASTITESPLTRPTKLLPIDELFLFLTYLSTGCTQRELGHRFNIHRTTVSRIIVTWANFLYSLLGSICIWMSPTAVKANLPQAFDGNYSDTNIILDCTELRCQTPSSLLLQSEVFSTYKSHCTFKAMVGMSP from the exons ATGAGTGCAGTACAGAAAAACAAGTCATCTTTTAGGAATTCCTTTAAATTTATGAGAAGGGCAAGTGGTTCAAATGACCACTGCTGTGTGCCACAGTGTTCGGCATCTAGTCGGTACAACAGCGAACTTATTTTTCACAAGTTTCCTAAAGACTCAACACTTCGGGCGCAGTGGGTCCATGAAATCAGAAGATCAGCATTTACCGTCACACCGCACACAAAAGTATGCAGCCGTCATTTCGAAAGTCACCAAATCATGAAAACGGATACGAACAGACGAGTTTTAGTGTCAGGCTCTGTCCCATCTCTGTTTGAATGGAACAACTACAGCACCGTTCAAACCCGGCCCGGTGTTTGGGAGCGCTGCACTCGATCAACAAGTCCGCTGCCACCTGAACCTGTCCCGACAGATGAGAACCTCCCTGAAGAGCTAGAGCAACCTGTCACGGTCCCGATGGTTGTGGAGCATGATTACGGAGCCAGCCCTACACTGTGTGTGAACCGGGAGGTGTATGAGGATATGGTGAGGGAGCTTGAGGCCCTAAGGGAGCAACTGCAGTCATGTCATCTGCAGTCATTTGGACTCCAGCGTTTTTCTTCATCGCCAGAGGATATCCGATATTACACCAG ATTCCCTTCTTACCGGCATTTGATGGCATTCTGGGATCTGATTGAAGCAGCAACAACCAAAATGGTTAGAGTAACAAGGGCAAGGAAAAACTATGTTGCCAGCACAATAACCGAGAGCCCATTAACCAGACCAACG AAGCTGCTGCCAATAGATGAACTCTTCCTGTTCTTAACGTACCTTTCCACCGGCTGTACACAGAGGGAGCTGGGTCACAGGTTTAACATCCATCGAACAACAGTTAGCCGAATTATCGTTACCTGGGCAAACTTTCTCTACAGCCTTCTCGGTTCTATCTGCATCTGGATGTCTCCTACAGCTGTTAAGGCCAATCTTCCTCAAGCATTTGATGGTAACTACAGTGACACAAACATCATCCTTGACTGCACTGAACTACGGTGTCAGACTCCCTCATCTCTGCTCCTCCAGAGTGAAGTTTTCTCCACGTACAAGTCCCACTGTACTTTTAAGGCGATGGTAGGTATGTCCCCCTGA
- the LOC121723431 gene encoding uncharacterized protein LOC121723431 — MKKSEKPHSLSVVLKESNPVELMHHRCSCIAGAALCNHCVALLFQSAHYSQLNLSVVPPVLCCTEGEQQWHKPRTLGVKPGPVDGMTVLSAKPKERATNEGVRSTLYKGLTGDLPDLSVLRVTEVYNDFPAAEVPMICSMGITCEIPLVESALGMVQAGSPLSYQQPARARRDLSFHSAPPRPSLPLDNYHLPPSTCVFVCTESEQLHLKSLAVNWDMVRKFECATRVQSKCAEWHELRKPRVTASRFREICQVKECAEDSLAKRILQGTRQTAAMKRGIELEADAIWEYCRMKQVNHYPCGLVIHPDAPWLGASPDGLIFDPSESCEFGLIEMKCPNVKSYVDCPYLQMRSGQLELKKITCILLASAGADVSNRHELV, encoded by the exons ATGAAGAAGTCGGAGAAACCCCACAGTTTGAGT GTGGTCCTGAAGGAATCAAACCCTGTGGAGCTGATGCATCACAGATGCTCATGCATTGCAGGAGCAGCCCTATGCAACCACTGTGTTGCTTTGTTGTTCCAATCCGCACATTACAGCCAGCTGAATTTGTCTGTGGTACCTCCTGTGTTATGCTGTACTGAGGGAGAACAGCAATGGCACAAGCCTAGAACTTTG GGTGTTAAGCCAGGCCCAGTGGATGGGATGACAGTACTGTCTGCTAAACCAAAGGAGAGAGCAACAAATGAAGGTGTAAG GAGCACACTCTACAAAGGCCTAACAGGGGATTTACCTGACCTTTCCGTCCTTCGG GTGACGGAAGTGTACAACGATTTCCCTGCAGCTGAGGTGCCGATGATCTGCAGCATGGGCATCACCTGTGAGATCCCTTTGGTCGAATCCGCCCTTGGCATGGTTCAGGCTGGAAGCCCTTTATCATACCAACAACCAGCTAGAGCCAGGAGAGACTTGTCCTTCCACTCTGCACCACCACGTCCATCTCTGCCACTTGATAATTATCACCTGCCGCCATccacttgtgtgtttgtgtgtaccgaGTCTGAGCAGTTACATCTAAAAAGTCTAGCGGTAAACTGGGACATGGTGCGTAAATTTGAATGTGCAACAAGAGTGCAAAGTAAATGTGCAGAATGGCATGAGCTCAGGAAGCCAAGAGTGACTGCATCACGGTTCAGGGAGATCTGCCAGGTTAAAGAATGTGCCGAAGACAGTCTGGCTAAACGGATACTTCAGGGAACCCGACAAACAGCCGCTATGAAGAGGGGAATCGAGTTAGAGGCGGATGCTATTTGGGAATATTGCCGAATGAAGCAGGTAAACCACTATCCCTGTGGATTAGTCATTCACCCAGATGCCCCTTGGCTGGGGGCGTCTCCAGATGGCTTAATTTTTGACCCTTCTGAATCCTGTGAGTTCGGTCTAATAGAAATGAAGTGCCCTAATGTCAAAAGCTATGTTGATTGTCCATACCTCCAAATGAGATCAGGCCAGTTAGAGCTTAAAAAAATCACATGCATATTACTGGCAAGTGCAGGGGCAGATGTTAGTAACAGGCATGAACTGGTGTGA